A region from the Triticum urartu cultivar G1812 chromosome 1, Tu2.1, whole genome shotgun sequence genome encodes:
- the LOC125508468 gene encoding uncharacterized protein LOC125508468: protein MFRGGGRSKTVVTSSSTGNELPIDGVVRARKVERIQPHNLVSRPSVHHGDHATSPVTSGPAESLAVSVVRIGDIVIVDDKDKPDSLLSVSIAWKF, encoded by the coding sequence ATGTTCCGCGGTGGCGGCAGGAGCAAGACGGTGGTGACGAGCTCGAGCACGGGCAATGAGCTGCCCATCGACGGCGTGGTGCGGGCGAGGAAAGTGGAGAGGATCCAGCCACACAACCTCGTCTCCAGGCCATCAGTGCACCACGGCGACCACGCCACCTCGCCGGTGACGTCCGGACCGGCGGAGAGCCTGGCCGTCAGCGTCGTCCGTATAGGGGACATAGTGATAGTGGACGACAAAGACAAACCCGACAGCTTACTCTCGGTGTCTATCGCGTGGAAGTTTTAA